Genomic DNA from Marispirochaeta aestuarii:
ATTTCTATGTTCAAAAAAAGAATCCCTGCTTATAAAAAACTTGGTTACATTTTTCATTATGACATAACAGATAAGATCGCCAAATGGCTCTAAGAGAATGGAGCAAAAATCATAATGCTCTATTATACTGTGTAATTTTATTCAGTTCACTTTCTTTGGTTTCCATCAAACCTCCGAGTCGTAACGACTCTGCATATTCATCCAGAACTCCGGGCTGGGGCCAAAGAACCTGGACAGCCTTGCAGCTGTATCAGCTGTAACCTTCCTTTTTCCCTTGATAATCGCGGCTATTCTCGGCGGATCAACGAAAATGTGTAATCCCCATGGGATCGAGAACTCTTCCTTCAGGACTTCGCCGGGTGCGGAAAGTTCGGTATACTTTTCGTCCATATGCCCTCTTGTTCTTTACAAGATTAATGATAGCGTAATACGCAATTAGCCCGCATTTCTCACAAACCAGCGAGGACCCTGCATTAAATCAGTATCAGAC
This window encodes:
- a CDS encoding HigA family addiction module antitoxin; this encodes MDEKYTELSAPGEVLKEEFSIPWGLHIFVDPPRIAAIIKGKRKVTADTAARLSRFFGPSPEFWMNMQSRYDSEV